A window from Drosophila miranda strain MSH22 chromosome Y unlocalized genomic scaffold, D.miranda_PacBio2.1 Contig_Y2_pilon, whole genome shotgun sequence encodes these proteins:
- the LOC117193563 gene encoding neurogenic differentiation factor 2-like: MPRKKRSSSPLDFYDDDFDEDASSQSSQPPVQRNAANARERMRMRILSSAYGRLKTKLPNIPPDTKLSKLDTLRLATLYIKQLITAVETGSHSHSHNHSHSNTAGMDALDTSHMPEASHGCGSGGANVGASLSGGGGNFHFHNGGHSGMSWPFEFHQSNRSLPFGSSRMDWQSLQAQSYPKSARSELDVPAALSYGQMQDSHGHWYPSEMHQMEVTATINGCAYETATAGMGQHQRGIAIATSHAHGLQ; encoded by the exons ATGCCACGCAAGAAGCGTTCCTCCAGCCCCCTGGATTTCTACGATGACGACTTTGATGAGGATGCCAGCTCGCAAA GCTCCCAACCGCCGGTGCAACGCAATGCGGCGAATGCCCGGGAGCGGATGCGTATGCGGATCCTGTCAAGCGCGTACGGACGTCTGAAGACCAAATTGCCCAACATTCCGCCCGACACGAAGCTCTCAAAGTTGGACACGTTGCGTTTGGCGACGCTCTACATTAAACAGCTAATTACGGCCGTCGAGActggcagccacagccatagcCACAACCACAGCCACTCGAACACCGCCGGAATGGATGCCCTGGACACGAGTCATATGCCTGAGGCGTCACACGGTTGCGGCAGTGGTGGGGCCAACGTAGGAGCAAGCCTaagcggaggcggaggcaaTTTCCATTTCCACAATGGAGGACACAGCGGCATG AGCTGGCCCTTTGAGTTTCATCAGAGCAATCGCAGCCTGCCTTTTGGCTCCTCCCGCATGGACTGGCAGTCGCTGCAGGCCCAGTCATACCCGAAATCCGCACGCAGTGAGTTAGACGTTCCGGCCGCTCTCAGTTACGGCCAGATGCAGGATTCGCATGGCCACTGGTATCCTTCGGAGATGCACCAGATGGAGGTGACGGCCACAATCAATGGTTGTGCCTATGAGACGGCTACAGCGGGAATGGGACAGCACCAGCGCGGCATAGCAATAGCTACCAGCCATGCCCATGGTTTACAATAA
- the LOC117193886 gene encoding LOW QUALITY PROTEIN: sarcosine dehydrogenase, mitochondrial-like (The sequence of the model RefSeq protein was modified relative to this genomic sequence to represent the inferred CDS: inserted 1 base in 1 codon; substituted 1 base at 1 genomic stop codon), with the protein NVAPSHLASDISPEGYLYHLARRGVRAVLLERAQLTAGTTWHTAGLLWRLRPNDVDIQLLANSRQMIQQLESETGLDPGRIQNGGLFIAHNETRLDEYRRLATVGSALGIETQKLFPLLDPSAFIGALYSPGDGVMDPAMLCAALKRAATNRGAEVIENCGVDDILLEQTSRGKKVVGVATPYGNIRTEXVVNATGVWGRDLVAKHGSHLPLVPMKHAYIVSESIPGVPNIRDHDYSTYFRIQGDGICMGGYEPXVCGPESFTRDHKPLMGPDPVLNGLYHNCGFNSAGMMFGGGCGEQPALWILNGQPDLSMFGFDLRRFTPEQGRATQWIREKSHESYVKNYSMVFKYDQPLAGRDFQMDPLHDQMILANAVMEEKQGWERPGYFLPSGAERAAVQPYDWYGSYGHSRNRDIVYEQVLEGDLQYGRFSEHHDLIKSEALACRNNAVVFNMSYFAKLLLGGPQEQQAADWLFSANTNQTTDLRPDDTPLEAGLGFTCRKSGSEYRGKAAIERQRSEGVKKRLVYLTLQEEDVQRGNQRLTMATV; encoded by the exons AATGTGGCGCCATCGCATCTTGCATCAGACATCAGCCCGGAAGGATATCTGTATCATCTTGCGCGGCGTGGAGTGAGGGCAGTGCTTCTGGAGCGTGCTCAACTCACAGCCGGTACCACCTGGCACACTGCGGGCCTGCTCTGGCGTCTGCGCCCCAACGATGTCGATATCCAGCTGCTTGCCAACTCGCGTCAAATGATCCAGCAACTGGAGTCGGAAACAGGCCTCGATCCTGGCCGGATACAGAACGGAGGCCTCTTCATCGCCCACAACGAGACGAGGCTGGACGAGTACCGGCGCCTGGCCACCGTGGGATCTGCTCTGGGCATTGAGACACAGAAGTTGTTCCCCCTCCTGGATCCCTCTGCTTTCATTGGCGCCCTCTACTCTCCCGGCGATGGTGTCATGGATCCGGCCATGCTGTGTGCGGCCTTGAAGAGAGCGGCCACCAATCGGGGCGCAGAGGTGATCGAGAATTGCGGAGTCGATGACATTCTCCTGGAGCAGACATCGCGCGGCAAAAAGGTAGTCGGCGTGGCAACACCCTATGGCAACATACGAACGGAGTGAGTGGTAAATGCCACAGGAGTCTGGGGCCGGGATCTGGTGGCCAAGCACGGCTCGCACCTACCGCTGGTGCCTATGAAGCACGCCTACATCGTTTCCGAATCGATACCAGGAGTGCCCAATATCCGAGACCACGACTACTCCACATACTTCCGCATCCAGGGCGATGGAATCTGCATGGGTGGCTATGAGC CTGTCTGCGGCCCTGAGTCATTCACACGCGACCACAAGCCTTTAATGGGACCCGATCCTGTCCTGAACGGACTGTATCACAACTGCGGCTTCAACTCGGCAGGCATGATGTTCGGCGGAGGCTGTGGGGAACAGCCCGCCCTGTGGATCCTCAATGGCCAACCGGATCTGTCCATGTTTGGTTTTGATTTGCGTCGCTTCACACCCGAGCAGGGACGCGCCACCCAGTGGATACGGGAGAAGTCGCACGAGAGCTACGTGAAGAACTACAGCATGGTGTTCAAGTACGATCAGCCGCTGGCCGGCCGTGATTTCCAGATGGATCCGCTCCACGACCAGATGATTCTGGCCAACGCCGTCATGGAGGAGAAGCAGGGCTGGGAGCGTCCCGGCTACTTCCTGCCCTCAGGAGCTGAGAGAGCTGCCGTTCAGCCATACGACTGGTATGGCAGCTACGGACATTCCCGCAATCGGGACATCGTCTACGAGCAGGTCCTCGAAGGCGATCTCCAGTACGGCCGGTTCTCAGAGCATCACGATCTG ATCAAGTCGGAAGCGTTGGCTTGCCGAAATAACGCGGTGGTCTTCAACATGAGCTATTTCGCCAAACTGCTGCTCGGGGGACCGCAAGAGCAACAGGCGGCGGACTGGCTCTTCTCCGCCAACACGAATC AGACCACCGATCTTCGCCCGGACGACACCCCGCTAGAGGCTGGTCTGGGCTTCACCTGCCGCAAGAGCGGCAGCGAATACCGTGGCAAGGCGGCCATCGAGCGGCAACGTTCCGAAGGGGTCAAGAAGCGCTTGGTCTATCTGACGCTGCAGGAGGAGGATGTTCAAAGGGGCAATCAAAGACTTACCATGGCGACTGTGTAA